From the Shewanella amazonensis SB2B genome, one window contains:
- a CDS encoding MGH1-like glycoside hydrolase domain-containing protein gives MYSCLLLCALGLPGGDLLPYQGVPDSAESRDARGNLSIPAVYTDRGAWHGFHLPDERHAGSFPGPLIIAQEYSLHLSAAMEAVSIGRDEKPLEQAELQTQSLPWGLFQRLSWPGTELEMSLSYFNNRTAIVTTKVRNTSGEPQTLTLEWHGAPFDTHNSQPLTLSPQLQKTASGPRLSWSMLPARDTWNRLIDGASYRLDFEGEREARLEADKGYVVKTDVYLGPGESREYRTAHSYFHTEQEASAGHFLWADVAPALSANRTRWQHRFDQLVASGDPTLDRAAAKAVMTLAHNWRSAAGALQRDAVTPSITYKWFNGVWAWDSWKQAVALARFDTLLAKSNVEAMFDYQFGADDPVRPQDAGNLPDAIFYNPGPERGGDGGNWNERNGKPPLAAWAVWEIHAHAPDLDFIKRMYPKLVAYHSWWYRNRDHNGNGLAEYGANVHPAHVHDGKANPKAILEAAAWESGMDNAPRFDARDTLNVLENRTADGRLLGYSLSQESVDLNAYLYAEKRLLAKLADALGDEEHAKSWRRDADNLGKLIREQMWDESTGFFYDLDSLTGKPLLGSGKGVEGWIPLWAGVATQQQAEVMIGRQLSAGTFGTPIPFPTVSADNPAFAPNKYWRGPVWLDQLYFALAGLERYGAQQQAKTLARRLFTRGEGILGQSPIRENYQPLTGEGLHATNFSWSASVILLAHQQWLVEAAGQPKPSQAQSTTQ, from the coding sequence ATGTATTCCTGCCTGTTGCTTTGCGCTCTGGGATTGCCCGGGGGAGATCTTCTGCCTTATCAAGGCGTGCCTGACTCTGCCGAATCCCGCGATGCCCGCGGTAATCTGAGTATTCCTGCTGTTTATACCGATAGGGGCGCCTGGCACGGCTTTCATCTGCCAGACGAGCGCCACGCAGGAAGTTTTCCCGGCCCGCTGATTATCGCACAGGAATACAGCCTGCATCTGTCGGCCGCCATGGAGGCAGTCAGCATTGGGCGGGACGAAAAGCCCTTGGAGCAGGCTGAGTTGCAAACACAGAGCCTGCCGTGGGGCTTATTCCAGCGACTGAGTTGGCCAGGTACAGAACTTGAAATGTCGCTCTCGTACTTTAATAACCGTACAGCCATAGTTACCACCAAGGTGAGAAACACGAGCGGGGAGCCACAAACCCTGACGCTTGAGTGGCACGGCGCCCCCTTCGACACACACAATTCACAGCCGCTTACCCTGTCGCCACAGTTGCAGAAAACGGCATCCGGGCCCAGGTTAAGTTGGTCGATGCTGCCGGCAAGAGATACCTGGAATCGCCTTATCGATGGGGCCTCGTATCGGCTGGATTTTGAGGGAGAACGGGAGGCCCGGCTGGAAGCTGACAAAGGTTATGTTGTAAAAACTGACGTTTATCTTGGCCCAGGTGAAAGTCGTGAGTACCGCACCGCCCACAGCTATTTTCACACAGAGCAGGAAGCCTCTGCCGGTCATTTCTTGTGGGCTGACGTTGCACCTGCATTAAGTGCAAACCGAACTCGCTGGCAGCATCGCTTCGACCAGTTGGTAGCTTCAGGAGATCCGACGCTCGACAGGGCTGCTGCCAAGGCCGTTATGACCTTAGCCCACAATTGGCGCTCAGCCGCCGGTGCTTTGCAGCGGGATGCCGTCACGCCATCCATTACCTACAAGTGGTTCAATGGCGTCTGGGCCTGGGATAGCTGGAAGCAGGCGGTGGCGCTGGCAAGATTCGATACTTTGCTGGCAAAGTCGAATGTCGAGGCTATGTTCGACTATCAATTCGGCGCAGATGACCCTGTCAGACCCCAGGATGCCGGTAATCTCCCCGATGCCATTTTTTATAATCCGGGGCCTGAACGTGGTGGCGATGGCGGCAACTGGAACGAGCGTAATGGCAAACCGCCACTCGCTGCCTGGGCGGTATGGGAGATACATGCTCATGCGCCCGACCTGGACTTTATCAAGCGTATGTATCCCAAACTGGTTGCCTATCACAGCTGGTGGTATCGCAACCGGGATCATAATGGCAACGGTCTGGCCGAATACGGCGCCAATGTCCATCCCGCTCATGTCCATGATGGCAAGGCCAACCCCAAAGCCATCCTCGAGGCGGCGGCGTGGGAGTCGGGCATGGACAATGCGCCCCGATTTGACGCGCGCGACACGCTCAACGTACTTGAGAATCGTACCGCAGATGGTCGGCTCCTTGGTTATTCTCTGAGTCAGGAGAGCGTTGATCTCAATGCCTATCTTTATGCAGAAAAGCGGCTTCTGGCCAAGCTCGCCGATGCCCTGGGGGATGAGGAACACGCCAAAAGCTGGCGCAGAGATGCTGATAACCTGGGCAAGCTCATTCGGGAGCAGATGTGGGATGAATCCACAGGCTTCTTTTACGACCTCGATAGCCTGACCGGCAAGCCCCTGCTGGGCAGCGGTAAAGGGGTTGAGGGTTGGATTCCGTTGTGGGCCGGTGTCGCCACCCAGCAGCAGGCTGAGGTGATGATTGGACGCCAATTATCTGCGGGCACCTTTGGCACCCCGATCCCTTTTCCCACCGTGAGTGCCGACAATCCAGCCTTTGCGCCCAACAAATACTGGCGCGGTCCGGTTTGGCTGGATCAGCTGTATTTTGCGCTGGCAGGGCTGGAAAGATACGGCGCTCAACAGCAGGCCAAAACTCTGGCTAGGCGGCTCTTTACCCGAGGCGAGGGAATATTGGGACAGTCACCCATACGGGAAAATTACCAGCCGCTGACGGGTGAGGGTCTCCATGCCACCAATTTCAGCTGGTCTGCGTCTGTCATTCTGCTGGCCCATCAGCAATGGTTGGTTGAAGCGGCCGGGCAACCAAAGCCATCTCAAGCACAATCCACGACGCAGTGA
- a CDS encoding chorismate--pyruvate lyase family protein, with protein MSVTSLSFPYGESICWYSPDELDRLPDGALADWLLASGSLTARLRAHCSQFEVRVLGEAMLPGLPGEPQLPHTWVREVLLILDGTPWVFARTLVPEALLTRCGDELTALGDRPLGELLFSSNLFTPGRIEIAGFHSCGTLARLAESLGQNVHGRLWGRRRYFEREGDELIVSEIFLPAAMDYILGPQ; from the coding sequence ATGAGTGTGACCAGTCTCAGTTTTCCTTACGGTGAATCCATTTGTTGGTATTCGCCGGATGAGCTGGACAGGTTGCCCGACGGTGCCCTTGCCGATTGGCTACTTGCCAGTGGCAGCCTGACGGCCAGGTTAAGAGCCCACTGCAGCCAGTTTGAGGTCCGGGTACTCGGTGAAGCCATGCTGCCAGGCCTGCCCGGCGAACCCCAATTACCCCATACCTGGGTGCGGGAAGTCTTGCTTATCCTCGACGGTACTCCCTGGGTGTTCGCACGCACTCTGGTGCCAGAAGCCCTGCTGACCCGCTGCGGAGATGAATTAACCGCACTGGGAGACAGACCCCTTGGCGAACTCCTCTTTTCCAGCAACCTCTTCACACCGGGCCGAATCGAAATCGCTGGCTTTCATTCCTGCGGCACCCTGGCTCGCCTCGCCGAGAGCCTGGGACAAAATGTCCATGGTCGCCTTTGGGGCCGTCGTCGCTACTTCGAGCGGGAGGGGGACGAGCTGATTGTCAGCGAAATATTTCTCCCTGCTGCCATGGATTATATCCTCGGACCTCAATAA
- a CDS encoding sensor domain-containing protein, which produces MINYNLFSDLIEYIPVGIVVHGPQSEILYANDRASEILGLSTAQMLGKVDIDPAWRFDFPDGTPMSLADYPVNRVLKCKEGVWGMILKVHRPVAKDVAWVLCNAFPSIGEDGEVLQVITCFTDISALKHAEEALKASEERLNLMLQGANDAAWDWDLRQHTVYYSPRWWQMIGREPDELEPTEDLWVKLLHPDDYQKVMDKMNGLFDRSGPSSFDTEFRLQTKSGSYLPVLCRGVILRGADGTPLRMSGTNMDLTERKESEARIYQLAYYDVLTGLANRTLLMERLKAAIALCERSKQIGALLIIDLDNFKILNDTMGHDVGDALLKMVADRLLQAVRRCELVARLGGDEFVIVMENLGIDERGAALKAKSVGQKVRGLLNDPFMLAGKQLRTSPSIGIALFAEGRPGLEELLKQADVAMYQAKEAGKNALRFFDPAMQAAVEERVALENDLRNGVLENEFRLFCQPQVDACGRLCGGEVLIRWQHPVRGLVMPNQFIPLAEQTDLIIPIGEWVLRKTCETLVEWESHPSLAQISLSVNVSVNQVRDHNFVERVLAIIDDCGANPARIMLELTESLMAENVEEIILKMNALRVRGVRFSVDDFGTGYSSLSYLKRFPLSELKIDQSFVREIALNQHDAVITEIIITLAKKLGLGVLAEGVETEDQLNFLLAHDCSYFQGYLFGKPCAIELFASSFMDLMEPVSRHIRQG; this is translated from the coding sequence ATGATAAATTATAACCTTTTCAGTGACCTGATTGAGTATATTCCAGTGGGGATTGTCGTCCATGGTCCTCAATCAGAAATTTTGTATGCCAATGACAGAGCATCTGAAATTCTCGGCCTGAGCACTGCGCAGATGCTGGGGAAGGTAGATATTGACCCCGCATGGCGGTTCGACTTTCCCGATGGCACCCCAATGAGCCTTGCAGATTACCCTGTAAACCGGGTGCTTAAGTGCAAGGAAGGTGTATGGGGAATGATTCTGAAAGTGCACAGGCCTGTTGCTAAGGATGTTGCCTGGGTGTTGTGTAACGCCTTTCCGAGTATCGGCGAGGATGGCGAAGTCTTACAGGTCATTACGTGTTTTACCGATATCTCAGCGCTTAAGCATGCCGAAGAGGCCCTTAAAGCCTCCGAAGAGCGCTTGAACCTGATGCTGCAAGGTGCCAATGACGCGGCATGGGATTGGGATCTTCGCCAACACACCGTTTACTACTCTCCCAGGTGGTGGCAGATGATCGGTAGAGAACCCGACGAGCTGGAACCCACAGAGGACTTGTGGGTCAAGCTGTTGCACCCGGACGATTATCAAAAAGTCATGGACAAAATGAATGGGTTGTTCGATAGATCCGGCCCTTCTTCCTTTGATACCGAATTTAGATTGCAGACCAAGTCGGGTAGTTACCTACCCGTGCTTTGCAGAGGGGTTATTCTCCGTGGGGCTGATGGAACACCGCTTCGGATGTCTGGCACTAATATGGATTTAACAGAGCGTAAAGAATCAGAAGCGCGAATTTATCAATTGGCCTACTACGATGTGTTAACCGGTCTGGCCAACCGAACCTTGTTAATGGAGCGTCTCAAGGCTGCCATCGCACTCTGTGAGCGCAGTAAACAGATTGGCGCGCTGTTGATTATCGATCTTGATAATTTCAAAATTCTCAATGACACCATGGGTCATGATGTCGGCGATGCGTTATTAAAAATGGTGGCTGATCGTCTGCTTCAAGCGGTTCGACGCTGCGAGCTGGTCGCCCGATTGGGTGGTGATGAGTTTGTTATTGTTATGGAAAATCTGGGCATTGATGAGCGGGGAGCAGCGCTTAAAGCCAAATCGGTTGGCCAAAAGGTCCGGGGCTTATTGAACGACCCTTTTATGTTGGCTGGAAAGCAGCTTCGAACCTCACCCAGCATCGGGATAGCCTTGTTTGCCGAGGGCCGCCCTGGCTTGGAGGAACTCCTCAAACAGGCGGATGTGGCTATGTATCAGGCAAAGGAAGCAGGCAAAAATGCTTTGCGTTTCTTTGATCCGGCTATGCAGGCTGCGGTGGAGGAGCGGGTTGCGCTGGAAAATGATTTACGCAACGGGGTGTTGGAAAACGAGTTCAGGCTTTTCTGTCAGCCTCAAGTTGACGCGTGTGGCAGGCTGTGTGGTGGTGAAGTGTTGATCCGCTGGCAGCATCCGGTTCGAGGCCTGGTGATGCCCAACCAGTTTATCCCTTTGGCTGAGCAAACCGACCTGATCATACCTATAGGGGAATGGGTATTGCGCAAGACTTGTGAGACTTTGGTTGAATGGGAGAGTCATCCGAGCCTGGCACAAATCTCACTGTCGGTTAACGTCAGTGTGAATCAGGTTCGAGACCACAATTTTGTTGAACGGGTATTGGCAATAATTGATGACTGCGGCGCCAATCCTGCGCGCATTATGCTGGAATTAACTGAAAGTTTGATGGCTGAGAATGTTGAGGAAATCATCTTAAAAATGAATGCTCTACGAGTGCGAGGGGTTCGCTTTTCAGTAGATGATTTTGGTACAGGCTATTCCTCTCTTAGTTACCTTAAACGCTTCCCCTTATCAGAGCTCAAAATTGACCAGTCTTTTGTCAGAGAAATAGCTTTAAATCAACATGATGCAGTAATTACCGAGATTATTATTACACTGGCTAAAAAGTTGGGCTTGGGTGTGCTGGCTGAAGGGGTTGAAACCGAAGATCAATTAAATTTCTTACTGGCCCATGACTGCAGCTATTTCCAGGGCTATTTGTTCGGCAAACCCTGCGCGATAGAGCTGTTCGCTAGCAGCTTTATGGATCTGATGGAGCCGGTCAGCAGACATATCAGACAAGGCTAA
- a CDS encoding immune inhibitor A domain-containing protein yields the protein MVKRFNTPKLCALGILLALAGGQALAAPAMGSPADSGVINKERVLYWLIKRGEIAEDASDETKAAAVAAFVARAKSSTPAMEQIKAQEQSLASKARYAQKLRSQYQQVDDADVTKTVKVLGVLVDFPDLPYNNNRLTAGDTDMYYSSYPAIHYSQMLFSASGFTGPSNQTLISGFQYFQQASGNTFFFTGAVRDWVRADNNAAYYGGNDPSNEDNDKAVPELVLEAVTKAVAGMSASELASYDVEDPYDINSNGNLNEPDGIIDHIMLFHSSIGEEAGGGVLGADAIWSHRFFIQSDPSAYGKAIPGTNLRAYGYTVQPIDAAAGVCTHEFGHDLGLPDEYDYDPDGDGSPVGSWSLMSGGSWTGTVAGSEPVGFSPYARSFLQREYKGKWVKEQEISLDSLNSAGTDFNLVEGVNANGVNQLSLKVPSEPLPFKAPYAGDYQYYSNKGHKLNNAMSFNVTLPVVDSLTLKMRAHWDIEFDFDYMQVQVDGTPIPGNHTKATSYYEAGRNVITGSSANIAGNEGPDHWVELTYDLSAYKGMSKQISIVYKTDEFEGGYGIAIDNLSIVSGSETLYSDDAETSDKMMLAGFVRTTDTRPGNDRRYLIQLRSQNGIDKGLASHGYSPGVVLWFENFDYSDNNTTEHPGYGLIGVVDADQNLIGTRGTDVQIRDAAFSIRQQTAYAGDTNLGPVSLFDDSLDYSAPLKPQAGMILPELGLTMEVIQLAANNSTATVRLKKHDGSVPEPTDMNVSVGVTFSGATANFTSTVTGGDGNYSYFWDFGNGASSTQANPSYTYGNTGTYDISLTVTDGKGVGVTVTQQLSVTVPVTASFSQSVSQLTVSFTNSSSGGDGNLSYTWSFGDGQSSTAASPSHTYAAAGSYTVTLTVTDGKGVSSTRSASVTVSAPAVTPSDGGSGGGSLGWLATLALVLAGMARRRQA from the coding sequence ATGGTCAAACGATTTAATACGCCCAAGCTCTGTGCCTTGGGGATTCTACTGGCGCTGGCCGGTGGTCAGGCGCTGGCGGCACCTGCCATGGGTTCACCGGCCGACAGTGGCGTTATCAATAAAGAGCGCGTGCTTTACTGGCTTATCAAGCGTGGTGAAATTGCCGAAGATGCCAGTGACGAAACCAAAGCCGCTGCCGTGGCTGCGTTCGTGGCCCGGGCCAAATCGTCCACACCCGCGATGGAGCAAATCAAAGCTCAGGAGCAAAGCCTTGCCAGTAAGGCTCGCTATGCTCAAAAGCTGCGCAGCCAATACCAGCAGGTGGATGACGCCGATGTCACCAAAACCGTTAAGGTACTTGGCGTGTTGGTGGATTTTCCGGATCTGCCCTACAACAATAACCGCCTGACAGCGGGTGATACTGACATGTATTACTCCAGCTATCCGGCAATTCATTATTCCCAGATGCTGTTTTCTGCTTCGGGCTTTACCGGACCGTCCAACCAGACGTTGATTTCCGGGTTTCAATATTTCCAGCAGGCTTCGGGCAACACCTTTTTCTTCACCGGCGCAGTCCGTGATTGGGTGCGGGCCGACAACAACGCCGCCTACTATGGTGGTAACGACCCCAGCAACGAAGACAACGACAAGGCTGTGCCCGAGTTGGTGCTGGAGGCTGTCACCAAGGCAGTGGCTGGCATGAGTGCCTCCGAGCTTGCCAGCTATGACGTGGAAGACCCATACGATATCAACAGTAACGGCAACCTCAACGAACCAGACGGCATTATCGACCACATCATGCTGTTCCATTCCAGCATTGGTGAAGAAGCCGGTGGTGGCGTGCTCGGCGCCGATGCTATCTGGTCACACAGATTCTTTATCCAGAGTGATCCCTCTGCGTACGGCAAGGCCATTCCCGGCACCAACCTGAGAGCCTATGGCTACACGGTGCAGCCCATAGATGCCGCTGCCGGGGTGTGCACCCACGAATTTGGCCATGATCTTGGTCTGCCCGATGAATATGACTACGACCCGGACGGTGATGGCTCGCCTGTGGGTAGCTGGTCGCTGATGTCCGGTGGTAGTTGGACTGGTACTGTGGCGGGTTCGGAGCCAGTGGGTTTCAGTCCTTATGCGCGCTCATTCCTGCAGCGCGAATACAAGGGTAAATGGGTTAAGGAACAGGAAATCAGCCTCGATAGCCTGAATTCTGCCGGCACCGATTTCAATCTGGTGGAAGGGGTCAATGCCAACGGGGTTAACCAGCTGTCACTTAAGGTGCCCAGCGAGCCTCTGCCGTTCAAGGCGCCCTATGCCGGAGACTATCAGTACTACTCCAATAAGGGGCATAAGCTGAACAATGCCATGTCCTTCAACGTGACCCTGCCTGTGGTGGATTCTCTCACGTTGAAAATGCGCGCCCACTGGGATATCGAGTTCGACTTCGACTATATGCAGGTGCAGGTGGATGGTACGCCCATTCCGGGCAACCACACAAAGGCCACCAGTTATTACGAGGCAGGACGCAATGTTATTACCGGTAGCTCAGCCAATATTGCCGGAAACGAAGGTCCTGATCACTGGGTTGAGCTGACATACGATCTCAGCGCTTACAAGGGCATGAGCAAGCAGATCAGCATAGTGTACAAAACCGACGAGTTTGAAGGGGGTTACGGTATCGCCATCGATAACCTGTCTATCGTCTCCGGCAGTGAAACCCTTTACAGCGATGATGCCGAAACCAGCGACAAGATGATGTTGGCAGGCTTTGTTCGCACCACGGATACCCGTCCGGGCAATGACCGCCGCTATCTGATCCAACTGCGCAGCCAAAACGGTATCGACAAGGGGCTGGCAAGCCACGGCTACAGTCCCGGTGTGGTGTTATGGTTTGAAAACTTCGATTACAGCGATAACAACACCACTGAGCACCCCGGCTATGGCCTGATTGGGGTAGTGGATGCGGATCAGAACCTGATTGGTACCCGTGGCACAGATGTGCAGATTCGCGATGCGGCCTTCAGTATCCGTCAGCAAACAGCGTACGCCGGTGATACCAACCTCGGCCCTGTGAGTTTGTTCGATGATTCACTGGATTACAGTGCGCCGCTCAAGCCCCAGGCGGGGATGATATTGCCTGAGCTCGGCCTGACCATGGAAGTGATCCAGCTCGCCGCCAATAACAGCACGGCAACGGTACGACTGAAGAAACACGACGGCAGTGTGCCTGAGCCAACGGACATGAACGTCAGCGTGGGGGTCACCTTCTCTGGTGCTACGGCAAACTTTACCAGCACTGTCACCGGTGGCGACGGTAATTACAGCTACTTCTGGGACTTTGGTAATGGCGCCAGTTCTACTCAGGCCAACCCGAGTTACACCTACGGTAATACCGGAACCTATGACATCAGCCTGACGGTGACCGATGGCAAAGGTGTTGGGGTGACTGTGACTCAGCAATTGTCGGTAACTGTGCCCGTCACGGCGAGTTTCAGTCAGAGCGTCAGTCAGTTAACCGTCAGTTTTACCAACAGCAGCAGTGGTGGTGATGGAAACCTTAGCTACACCTGGAGCTTCGGTGATGGCCAAAGCAGCACAGCTGCCTCGCCAAGCCATACCTATGCAGCGGCGGGCAGCTACACTGTGACCCTCACTGTGACCGATGGCAAGGGGGTTTCCTCTACCCGCAGCGCCAGCGTAACCGTTAGCGCACCTGCAGTAACACCTTCAGATGGTGGTTCGGGTGGTGGCAGCCTGGGATGGTTGGCCACCCTGGCGCTGGTGCTTGCCGGTATGGCAAGACGCAGACAAGCCTGA
- a CDS encoding YhgN family NAAT transporter, whose product MDIFSAAVMLFLIMDPLGNLPIFASILRHIDPKKRRKVLIRELLFALVIMLMFLFAGEAILNFLNLRSESVSIAGGIILFLIAIKMIFPSPGGVTGLPAGEEPFIVPMAIPLMAGPSILAALILLAHTDSSRMLDWTIALVSAWGVSAFILMFYKGFTRILGEKGLTAVERLMGMVLVMISVQMFLDGVANYLNKSVS is encoded by the coding sequence ATGGATATTTTTTCCGCCGCCGTAATGTTGTTTTTGATTATGGATCCTCTGGGCAATCTGCCCATATTTGCCTCTATTTTGCGGCATATTGATCCTAAAAAACGTCGTAAGGTGTTGATCCGTGAGCTGCTGTTTGCGCTCGTCATCATGCTGATGTTCCTGTTTGCCGGTGAAGCCATACTCAATTTCCTTAATCTGCGCTCCGAATCTGTGAGTATCGCCGGGGGCATCATTCTGTTTCTGATTGCCATTAAGATGATTTTCCCAAGTCCGGGAGGCGTAACAGGTCTGCCGGCAGGGGAAGAGCCTTTTATCGTGCCCATGGCGATTCCATTGATGGCCGGCCCTTCGATTCTGGCGGCATTGATCCTGCTGGCCCATACCGACAGCAGCCGTATGTTGGACTGGACCATAGCCCTGGTGTCTGCCTGGGGGGTAAGCGCCTTTATTTTGATGTTTTATAAAGGCTTTACCCGGATACTCGGTGAAAAAGGCTTAACCGCCGTTGAGCGTTTGATGGGCATGGTGCTGGTAATGATTTCGGTGCAGATGTTCCTCGATGGCGTGGCCAACTACCTCAATAAATCGGTCAGTTAA
- a CDS encoding flagellar basal body-associated protein FliL, translating into MSLGMPAWAEEEKKLEEYAYYGFEPEIVTNYISNRKKLGFVRISVELMVKNPDDLIQIERHDPLLRAAIIEILGNQPEEKIKSLTGREEIRRECYAAVNRLIEGETGKALIVNLLFTRYLYD; encoded by the coding sequence ATGTCTCTTGGTATGCCCGCCTGGGCAGAAGAGGAAAAAAAACTGGAAGAATATGCCTATTACGGCTTTGAGCCGGAAATAGTCACCAACTATATTTCCAACCGCAAAAAACTGGGCTTCGTGCGCATCAGCGTGGAGCTGATGGTGAAAAATCCCGATGACCTCATTCAAATTGAGCGTCACGACCCACTGCTCAGGGCGGCCATTATCGAAATTCTCGGTAACCAGCCGGAAGAGAAAATAAAGTCACTCACGGGCCGTGAAGAAATTCGCCGTGAATGCTATGCCGCCGTCAACCGACTCATCGAAGGTGAAACGGGCAAAGCACTGATAGTAAACCTGCTTTTTACCCGATACCTGTACGATTAA